A region of Myxococcus stipitatus DSM 14675 DNA encodes the following proteins:
- a CDS encoding porin, with protein MWPIDTAPLLFSLLLQQADVSPSHLQQDPDARATAEEEAPSLLSRLKPEGGVDVYYAHNFNQPAHSANFIPGTGTSAKRDGEIALNLASLGVSLAPEPVGFKVLLGFGTGAEVVHAAEPEGVSTGPDLWRYIQQASLSFAHGPVVLEAGIYPSHIGFESFQSQLNWTYTRSWMGELSPYYQTGLKGTWTLDPKWSVQLHLLNGWQTIGDNNHGLAVGTQVAYSGDRFSASFNTFIGEEGTEGSDGLRLFADVVATYRVTEVLRLAATADVGTQHIPGGERADWYAAGVNARYQLAEPVALVGRAEVYRDADGLMTGTEQTLTAGTLTLEVKPATPLVLKLEARYDHSTQDVFAGRATTDEGTPVPKDSETLVVLGATAYF; from the coding sequence ATGTGGCCCATCGACACAGCTCCGCTGCTCTTCTCCCTGCTGCTCCAGCAGGCCGACGTCTCTCCCTCGCACCTTCAGCAGGACCCGGACGCCCGGGCCACCGCTGAGGAGGAGGCCCCGAGCCTCCTCTCGCGCCTGAAGCCGGAGGGTGGCGTCGACGTGTACTACGCCCACAACTTCAACCAGCCCGCGCACTCGGCCAACTTCATCCCCGGCACGGGCACCAGCGCGAAGCGCGATGGCGAAATCGCCCTCAACCTCGCCTCGCTCGGCGTGAGCCTCGCCCCCGAGCCCGTGGGCTTCAAGGTGCTCCTCGGCTTCGGCACCGGCGCGGAGGTCGTCCACGCCGCCGAGCCCGAGGGCGTCTCCACCGGCCCCGACCTGTGGCGCTACATCCAACAGGCGTCACTGTCCTTCGCTCACGGCCCCGTCGTCCTCGAGGCCGGCATCTATCCCAGCCACATCGGCTTCGAGTCGTTCCAATCCCAGCTCAACTGGACCTACACCCGCTCGTGGATGGGCGAGCTGTCGCCCTACTACCAGACGGGCCTCAAGGGCACCTGGACGCTCGACCCGAAGTGGAGCGTGCAGCTCCACCTCCTCAATGGCTGGCAGACCATCGGCGACAACAACCACGGGCTCGCCGTGGGCACCCAGGTCGCCTACTCGGGCGACCGCTTCTCCGCGTCCTTCAACACCTTCATCGGCGAGGAGGGCACCGAAGGCAGCGATGGTCTGCGCCTCTTCGCGGACGTCGTGGCCACCTATCGCGTCACGGAGGTACTCCGGCTCGCGGCGACCGCGGACGTGGGCACGCAGCACATCCCCGGAGGCGAGCGCGCGGACTGGTACGCGGCTGGCGTCAACGCCCGCTACCAGCTCGCCGAGCCCGTTGCCCTCGTCGGCCGCGCCGAAGTCTATCGAGACGCCGACGGCCTCATGACCGGCACCGAGCAGACGCTGACCGCGGGCACCCTCACCCTCGAGGTGAAGCCCGCGACGCCGCTCGTCCTCAAGCTGGAGGCCCGCTACGACCACTCGACGCAAGACGTGTTCGCGGGCCGCGCCACCACCGATGAAGGCACGCCCGTGCCGAAGGACTCCGAGACGCTCGTCGTGCTCGGCGCCACCGCCTACTTCTGA
- the kdpF gene encoding K(+)-transporting ATPase subunit F encodes MNFEYAAGAVLAVFLTAYLVYALLRPERF; translated from the coding sequence ATGAACTTCGAATACGCCGCCGGCGCCGTGCTCGCCGTGTTCCTCACCGCCTACCTCGTCTACGCCCTGCTCCGCCCCGAGCGCTTCTAG
- the kdpA gene encoding potassium-transporting ATPase subunit KdpA codes for MTIIGWLQILLFFALLLVLTKPLGVYLFRVFESDARPLPRVLGPVERVLLELTGASERREQTWVEYCGALLAFSAVSLLILYALQRMQHVLPLNPQGLGAVGPELSFNTAASFVANTNWQSYAGESTLSYLTQMVGLAWQNFVSAAAGLGVALALARGFTRRPGPEGAKTLGNFWVDVVRGTLYVLLPISFVVALFFVSQGMLQNFSPYPELTTLEGAKQTLAMGPVASQEVIKMLGTNGGGFFNANSAHPFENPTPLTNLVQMLLIFAIPSALTYTYGRMTGDSKQGWALFAAMSVLFFAGVTAAYAAESQPNAAVAASGVAQGGNMEGKEVRYGITASALFATVTTDASCGAVNSMHDSYNPLGGLVPLVNMQLGEVIFGGVGAGLYGILIMVVLSVFIAGLMVGRTPEYLGKKIEAKEMKLAMLYVLIFPLFILGLSAVAAVIPQGVSSLNNAGPHGLTEMLYAFTSATANNGSAFAGLNANTPFWNISLGMAMLGGRFLMIVPALAIAGSMVGKKVVPTGPGTFPTNGALFTGLLVSVVLIVGALTFFPALSLSPIVEHFLAGAGKVY; via the coding sequence ATGACAATCATTGGCTGGTTGCAAATCCTGTTGTTCTTCGCCCTGCTGCTCGTGCTGACGAAGCCGCTGGGTGTGTATCTCTTCCGCGTCTTCGAGTCGGACGCCCGCCCGCTGCCGAGAGTCCTGGGCCCCGTGGAGCGCGTGCTGCTCGAGCTGACGGGGGCCTCCGAGCGCCGCGAGCAGACGTGGGTGGAGTACTGCGGCGCGCTCCTCGCCTTCAGCGCGGTGAGCCTGCTCATCCTCTACGCGCTCCAGCGCATGCAGCACGTGCTGCCGCTCAACCCGCAGGGCCTGGGCGCGGTGGGGCCGGAGCTCTCGTTCAACACGGCGGCGAGCTTCGTGGCGAACACCAACTGGCAGTCGTACGCCGGTGAGTCCACCCTGAGCTACCTCACGCAGATGGTGGGGCTGGCGTGGCAGAACTTCGTCTCGGCCGCCGCGGGCCTGGGTGTCGCGCTGGCGCTGGCGCGAGGCTTCACGCGCCGCCCGGGGCCGGAGGGCGCCAAGACGCTGGGCAACTTCTGGGTGGATGTGGTGCGCGGCACGCTCTACGTGCTCCTGCCCATCAGCTTCGTCGTGGCCCTGTTCTTCGTCTCGCAGGGCATGCTCCAGAACTTCTCGCCCTACCCGGAGCTGACCACGCTGGAGGGCGCGAAGCAGACGCTCGCCATGGGGCCGGTGGCTTCGCAAGAAGTCATCAAGATGCTGGGCACCAACGGCGGCGGCTTCTTCAACGCCAACAGCGCGCACCCCTTCGAGAACCCGACGCCGCTCACCAACCTGGTGCAGATGCTCCTCATCTTCGCCATCCCCTCGGCGCTCACGTACACGTATGGGCGGATGACGGGGGACTCGAAGCAGGGCTGGGCCCTGTTCGCGGCGATGTCCGTCCTCTTCTTCGCGGGCGTCACCGCCGCGTACGCCGCCGAGTCCCAGCCCAACGCCGCCGTGGCGGCCTCGGGTGTGGCGCAGGGGGGCAACATGGAGGGCAAGGAGGTGCGCTACGGCATCACCGCCTCCGCGCTCTTCGCCACCGTCACCACCGACGCGTCGTGCGGCGCCGTCAACTCCATGCACGACAGCTACAACCCGCTGGGCGGTCTGGTGCCGCTGGTGAACATGCAGCTGGGCGAGGTCATCTTCGGCGGCGTGGGCGCGGGGCTCTACGGCATCCTCATCATGGTGGTGCTCTCCGTGTTCATCGCGGGGCTGATGGTGGGCCGCACGCCGGAGTACCTGGGCAAGAAGATTGAAGCGAAGGAGATGAAGCTCGCGATGCTCTACGTGCTCATCTTCCCGCTGTTCATCCTGGGCCTGTCCGCGGTGGCGGCGGTGATTCCGCAGGGTGTGTCCTCGCTCAACAACGCGGGGCCGCACGGCCTGACGGAGATGCTCTACGCGTTCACCAGTGCCACGGCGAACAACGGCAGCGCGTTCGCGGGTCTCAACGCGAACACGCCCTTCTGGAACATCTCCCTGGGGATGGCGATGTTGGGCGGGCGCTTCCTGATGATCGTGCCCGCGCTGGCCATCGCCGGCTCCATGGTGGGCAAGAAGGTGGTGCCGACAGGTCCCGGCACCTTCCCGACGAACGGCGCCCTGTTCACCGGCCTGCTGGTGAGCGTGGTCCTCATCGTCGGCGCGCTCACCTTCTTCCCCGCGCTCTCCCTGAGCCCCATCGTCGAGCACTTCCTCGCCGGGGCCGGAAAGGTCTACTGA
- the kdpB gene encoding potassium-transporting ATPase subunit KdpB — protein sequence MSSLSSKPASLFDASLLKPALVESLKKLHPRDVARNPVMFVVWAGSLLTTVLVVKDLVSPPTSGAPLWFTVSVTLWLWFTVLFANFAEAVAEGRGKAQAGALRKMRKDTTARRLVDGREERVPAPDLRKDDLVVCEAGDLIPGDGEVVEGIASVDESAITGESAPVIRESGGDRSAVTGGTKVLSDRIVVRIAVNPGESFLDRMIGLVEGAARQKTPNEVALHILLVGLTVVFLLACVSLVPLALYSGVGLSGTAVVALLVCLIPTTIGGLLSAIGIAGMDRLLRKNVLAMSGRAVEAAGDVDTLLLDKTGTITLGNRMATELLPMPGIRMEDLAEAAQLASMADETPEGRSIVTLVKDTYKMRPRELQAHHATFVPFTAQTRMSGCDLVDPNPRSIRKGAVDAIIQHVQAQGGSVPSELAVAAGRIGDAGGTPLAVADGARLLGIVHLKDVVKGGIKERFDRFRAMGIRTVMITGDNPRTAAAIAREAGVDDFLAEATPEAKLALIRTEQGKGKLVAMTGDGTNDAPALAQADVGVAMNTGTQAAKEAGNMVDLDSNPTKLLEVVEVGKQLLMTRGTLTTFSIANDVAKYFAILPALFMGVFPQIAPLNVMGLTSPFSAILAAVIFNALIIIALIPLALRGVRYRPLGAAALLRRSLLIYGLGGVIVPFVGIKALDVLLTAVGLS from the coding sequence ATGAGCTCCCTCTCTTCGAAACCGGCGTCGCTCTTCGACGCGTCGCTCCTCAAGCCCGCGCTGGTGGAGAGCCTCAAGAAGCTCCACCCGCGCGACGTGGCTCGCAACCCCGTGATGTTCGTGGTGTGGGCGGGCAGCCTGCTCACCACCGTGCTGGTGGTGAAGGACCTGGTCTCGCCTCCGACGAGCGGCGCGCCCCTGTGGTTCACCGTGTCGGTGACGCTGTGGCTGTGGTTCACCGTGCTGTTCGCCAACTTCGCGGAGGCGGTGGCGGAGGGGCGCGGCAAGGCCCAGGCCGGTGCGCTGCGCAAGATGCGCAAGGACACCACCGCGCGCCGCCTCGTCGACGGACGCGAGGAGCGCGTCCCCGCGCCCGACCTGCGCAAGGACGACCTGGTGGTCTGCGAGGCCGGTGACCTCATCCCCGGCGACGGCGAGGTGGTGGAGGGCATCGCCAGCGTGGACGAGTCCGCGATTACCGGCGAGTCCGCGCCCGTCATCCGCGAGTCGGGTGGAGACCGCTCGGCGGTGACGGGTGGCACCAAGGTCCTGTCGGACCGCATCGTGGTGCGCATCGCCGTCAACCCGGGCGAGTCCTTCCTGGACCGGATGATTGGCCTGGTCGAGGGCGCCGCGCGGCAGAAGACGCCCAACGAGGTGGCGCTGCACATCCTGCTGGTGGGCCTGACGGTCGTCTTCCTGCTGGCGTGTGTGTCATTGGTGCCGCTGGCGCTCTACTCGGGCGTGGGGCTGTCGGGCACGGCGGTGGTGGCGCTGCTGGTGTGTCTCATCCCCACGACCATCGGCGGCCTGCTGAGCGCCATCGGCATCGCGGGCATGGACCGGCTCTTGCGCAAGAACGTGCTGGCGATGAGCGGCCGCGCCGTGGAGGCGGCGGGGGACGTGGACACGCTGCTGCTCGACAAGACGGGCACGATTACGTTGGGCAACCGCATGGCCACGGAGCTGTTGCCCATGCCGGGCATCCGCATGGAGGACCTGGCGGAGGCGGCGCAGCTCGCCAGCATGGCGGACGAGACGCCCGAGGGCCGCTCCATCGTCACGCTGGTGAAGGACACGTACAAGATGCGGCCTCGCGAGCTGCAGGCGCATCACGCGACGTTCGTCCCGTTCACCGCGCAGACGCGCATGAGCGGGTGTGACCTGGTCGACCCGAATCCACGGAGCATCCGCAAGGGCGCGGTGGACGCCATCATCCAGCACGTGCAGGCGCAGGGCGGCTCGGTGCCGTCGGAGCTGGCGGTGGCGGCGGGGCGGATTGGCGACGCGGGCGGGACGCCGCTGGCGGTCGCGGATGGCGCGCGGCTGCTGGGCATCGTCCACCTGAAGGACGTGGTGAAGGGCGGCATCAAGGAGCGCTTCGACCGCTTCCGGGCGATGGGCATCCGCACCGTGATGATTACGGGTGACAACCCGCGCACCGCGGCGGCGATCGCCCGCGAGGCCGGCGTGGATGACTTCCTCGCCGAGGCCACCCCCGAGGCCAAGCTGGCCCTCATCCGCACCGAGCAGGGCAAGGGCAAGCTGGTGGCGATGACGGGCGACGGCACCAACGACGCACCCGCGCTGGCGCAGGCCGACGTGGGCGTGGCGATGAACACCGGCACGCAGGCGGCGAAGGAGGCGGGGAACATGGTGGACCTCGACTCCAACCCGACGAAGCTGCTGGAGGTGGTGGAGGTGGGCAAGCAGTTGCTGATGACGCGAGGCACGCTCACCACGTTCTCCATCGCGAACGACGTGGCGAAGTACTTCGCCATCCTCCCGGCGCTCTTCATGGGGGTGTTCCCGCAGATTGCACCGCTCAACGTGATGGGCCTGACGTCGCCCTTCAGCGCGATTCTGGCGGCGGTCATCTTCAACGCGCTCATCATCATCGCCCTCATCCCGCTGGCGCTGCGCGGCGTGCGTTATCGCCCGCTCGGCGCGGCGGCGCTCCTGCGGCGCAGCCTGCTCATCTACGGGCTGGGCGGCGTCATCGTTCCCTTCGTCGGCATCAAGGCGCTCGACGTGTTGCTCACCGCGGTGGGCCTGTCCTGA
- the kdpC gene encoding potassium-transporting ATPase subunit KdpC, producing MVSTLVTALRACVVTLVLTGVLYPLAVTGVAQLLFPSEAQGSLVRDEKGQVVGSALLAQGFTRGGYFQPRPSAAGAGYDAAASSGSNLGPTSLKLKDRATSEAERLRRENPEAPGAVPGELVTASGSGLDPHLSPEAARWQAPRVAKARGVAPERVLAVVASHVEGRTLGVLGEPRVNVLLLNLALDRQFGRLAAEPVAPTGVAGPP from the coding sequence ATGGTCTCCACTCTCGTTACCGCGCTGCGCGCCTGTGTCGTGACCCTGGTTCTCACCGGGGTGCTGTATCCGCTCGCCGTCACCGGCGTGGCCCAGCTCCTCTTTCCCTCCGAAGCCCAGGGCTCGCTGGTGAGGGATGAGAAGGGCCAGGTGGTGGGCAGCGCGCTGCTCGCCCAGGGCTTCACGCGCGGCGGCTACTTCCAGCCTCGTCCGTCCGCGGCGGGGGCGGGATATGACGCGGCGGCGTCCTCGGGCAGCAACCTGGGGCCGACGTCGCTGAAGCTGAAGGACCGGGCCACCTCGGAGGCCGAGCGCCTGCGCCGGGAGAACCCCGAGGCTCCGGGCGCGGTGCCCGGTGAGCTGGTCACCGCGTCGGGCTCGGGCTTGGACCCGCACCTGTCTCCGGAGGCGGCGCGCTGGCAGGCGCCTCGCGTGGCGAAGGCGCGGGGCGTGGCTCCCGAGCGGGTGCTGGCGGTGGTGGCCTCTCACGTCGAGGGGCGGACGCTGGGTGTGTTGGGGGAGCCTCGCGTGAATGTATTGCTGCTGAACCTGGCGCTGGACCGGCAGTTCGGGCGGCTCGCGGCGGAGCCGGTGGCCCCCACGGGAGTCGCGGGGCCTCCGTGA
- a CDS encoding sensor protein KdpD, with amino-acid sequence MTTRRSRAEDFLELVERGRRGRLKLYIGFAAGVGKTYRMLEEAHALERRGVDVVLGFVETHGRQETEALVAGLEVVPREKHTYRDVTVEEMDLDAVLARKPQVVVVDELAHTNLPVCRHRKRYQDVQELLDAGINVIGAFNVQHLESLNDLVERTTGVVVRETLPDSFLKGADQVVNLDLAVEDLHERLRAGKIYAEDKVPRALESFFKGENLSTLRELALREVAESLDRATAGQSSRPGEEAQQKGAEWGRVLVALSSHPPRAATLLRRGSRLAGRLNTDWFVVYVETPREAPHLIDSEAQRHLLTNIEKAKELGAEVVRLRSKDPVEAILDFARSHGVGHIIVGRSHQPWWKRAVGRAADVRLLREGEGFDIHVVAFHAPDEEKRP; translated from the coding sequence ATGACGACGCGACGCTCGCGCGCGGAGGACTTCCTGGAGCTGGTGGAGCGGGGGCGGCGCGGCCGGCTCAAGCTCTACATCGGCTTCGCGGCCGGCGTGGGGAAGACGTACCGCATGCTGGAGGAGGCCCACGCGCTCGAGCGCCGGGGCGTGGACGTGGTGCTGGGCTTCGTCGAGACGCACGGCCGACAGGAGACGGAGGCGCTCGTCGCGGGGCTGGAGGTGGTGCCTCGCGAGAAGCACACGTATCGCGACGTCACGGTGGAGGAGATGGACCTGGACGCGGTGCTGGCTCGCAAGCCGCAGGTCGTGGTGGTGGACGAGCTGGCCCACACCAACCTGCCCGTGTGCCGGCACCGCAAGCGCTACCAGGACGTGCAGGAGCTGCTGGACGCGGGCATCAACGTCATCGGGGCCTTCAACGTGCAGCACCTGGAGAGCCTCAATGACCTGGTGGAGCGCACCACCGGCGTCGTCGTCCGCGAGACGCTGCCGGACAGCTTCCTGAAGGGCGCGGACCAGGTGGTGAACCTGGACCTGGCGGTGGAGGACCTGCACGAGCGGCTTCGCGCGGGGAAGATCTACGCGGAGGACAAGGTGCCTCGCGCGCTGGAGAGCTTCTTCAAGGGAGAGAACCTGTCCACGCTGCGCGAATTGGCGCTGCGGGAGGTGGCGGAGAGCCTGGACCGGGCCACCGCCGGGCAGTCCTCTCGCCCAGGGGAGGAGGCACAGCAGAAGGGCGCGGAGTGGGGGCGGGTGCTGGTGGCGCTGTCCAGTCATCCTCCTCGCGCGGCGACGCTGCTGCGCCGAGGCTCTCGCCTGGCGGGCCGGCTGAACACGGACTGGTTCGTGGTGTACGTGGAGACGCCTCGCGAGGCGCCGCACCTCATCGACTCGGAGGCGCAGCGGCACCTGCTGACGAACATCGAGAAGGCGAAGGAGCTGGGGGCGGAGGTGGTGCGGCTGCGCTCGAAGGACCCGGTGGAGGCGATCCTCGACTTCGCTCGCTCGCATGGGGTGGGGCACATCATCGTGGGCCGTTCGCATCAGCCCTGGTGGAAGCGGGCGGTGGGGCGCGCGGCGGATGTGCGGCTGTTGCGCGAGGGCGAGGGCTTCGACATCCACGTCGTGGCCTTCCACGCTCCCGACGAGGAGAAGCGCCCATGA
- a CDS encoding HAMP domain-containing sensor histidine kinase — MTLRQRLLLAQAPLALALVLVGVVAVVTLARLGRSGQRILQDNYRSVLATQRMSEQLERMDSAALFVVAGEYERGLAQQAGQRQGFESELHLQEGNVTEPGEEESTRGLRAGWERYLVAYDAFLAMPTQEERKAAYFHGVEPLFLEVKDAASAILALNQDAMVHKSEELRRQSDRVNTLMVLAVLAAFGVGLFASTSLTHRALRPVSVLSQAVRRLGKGDYSARAVVEGQDEIAQLGQDFNSMAEALQQYRRSSLGELLQAQSASQAAIDSLPDPVVVFGSDGALLNVNRSAEDVLKLSLEGGGDVLGRVLPEAREVLERVRGHVLGGKGAYQPRGYEEAVRVTLADGDRWLLPRGSPVYGETGEVVGATVILQDVTRLRRFDELKNDLVATVAHEFRTPLTSLRMAVHLVAEGVVGPVTEKQADLLFAAREDCERLQGIVDDLLDLSRIQAGQLQLEVRRVSTEELVESVLDSQRSSAEERGVRLSRRVELDAESVDVDPDRLGLVLGNLVGNGVKHTPAGGEVEVRVAREGTRVRFEVRDSGEGIALEQQARIFEKFYRAPGAPVGGAGLGLSIAKEIVQAHGGELGVVSTPGRGSTFWFTLPQQATLVEGA; from the coding sequence ATGACGCTGCGGCAGAGGTTGCTGCTGGCCCAGGCGCCGCTGGCGCTCGCGCTGGTGTTGGTGGGTGTGGTGGCGGTCGTCACGCTGGCCCGGCTGGGACGATCGGGGCAGCGCATCCTCCAGGACAACTACCGCAGCGTGCTGGCGACGCAGCGGATGAGCGAGCAGCTGGAGCGGATGGACAGCGCGGCGCTCTTCGTGGTCGCGGGGGAGTACGAGCGCGGGCTCGCGCAGCAGGCCGGACAGCGTCAGGGGTTCGAGTCCGAGCTGCACTTGCAGGAGGGCAATGTCACCGAGCCCGGGGAGGAGGAGTCCACGCGCGGGCTTCGCGCGGGTTGGGAGCGCTACCTGGTGGCGTATGACGCGTTCCTGGCGATGCCCACGCAGGAGGAGCGCAAGGCGGCGTACTTCCATGGCGTGGAGCCGCTGTTCCTGGAGGTGAAGGACGCGGCGTCGGCGATTCTCGCGCTCAACCAGGACGCGATGGTGCACAAGAGCGAGGAGCTGCGCCGGCAGAGCGACCGGGTGAACACGCTGATGGTGCTCGCGGTGCTGGCGGCGTTCGGCGTGGGCTTGTTCGCGTCCACGTCGCTGACGCATCGGGCGCTGCGGCCGGTGTCGGTGCTGTCGCAGGCGGTGCGGCGACTGGGGAAGGGCGACTACTCGGCGCGCGCGGTGGTGGAGGGGCAGGATGAAATCGCGCAGCTGGGCCAGGACTTCAACTCGATGGCGGAGGCGCTTCAGCAGTATCGACGGAGCAGCCTCGGGGAGCTGCTCCAGGCGCAGTCCGCGTCACAGGCGGCCATCGACAGTCTTCCGGACCCGGTGGTGGTGTTCGGCTCGGATGGGGCGCTGCTCAATGTCAACCGCTCGGCGGAGGACGTGCTGAAGCTGTCGCTCGAGGGCGGCGGGGATGTGCTGGGGCGGGTGCTGCCGGAGGCTCGCGAGGTGCTGGAGCGGGTGCGCGGCCATGTGTTGGGAGGGAAGGGGGCGTATCAGCCTCGTGGGTACGAGGAGGCGGTGCGGGTGACGTTGGCGGATGGGGACCGGTGGCTCTTGCCTCGGGGGAGTCCCGTGTATGGCGAGACGGGGGAGGTGGTGGGGGCGACGGTGATTCTCCAGGACGTGACGCGGCTGCGGCGGTTCGATGAGCTGAAGAACGACCTGGTGGCCACGGTGGCGCATGAGTTCCGCACGCCGCTGACGTCGCTGCGGATGGCGGTGCACCTGGTGGCGGAGGGCGTGGTGGGGCCGGTGACGGAGAAGCAGGCGGACCTGCTGTTCGCGGCGCGCGAGGACTGTGAGCGATTGCAGGGCATCGTGGATGACTTGTTGGATTTGTCTCGCATCCAGGCGGGGCAGTTGCAGCTCGAGGTCCGGCGGGTGTCCACGGAGGAGCTGGTGGAGTCGGTGTTGGACTCGCAGCGCTCGTCGGCGGAGGAGCGTGGGGTGCGGCTGTCCCGGCGGGTGGAGCTGGATGCGGAGTCAGTGGACGTGGACCCGGACCGGCTGGGGTTGGTGTTGGGGAACCTGGTGGGGAACGGCGTGAAGCACACGCCCGCGGGAGGCGAGGTGGAGGTGCGGGTGGCGCGAGAGGGGACTCGGGTGCGCTTCGAGGTGCGTGACTCAGGCGAGGGCATCGCGCTGGAGCAGCAGGCGCGCATCTTCGAGAAGTTCTATCGCGCGCCGGGCGCGCCGGTGGGCGGCGCGGGGCTGGGGCTCTCGATCGCGAAGGAGATTGTCCAGGCGCACGGGGGCGAGCTGGGCGTGGTGAGCACGCCGGGGCGGGGGAGCACGTTCTGGTTCACCCTGCCTCAGCAGGCGACGCTCGTGGAGGGGGCGTAG